AAAACCGCACCAAACCGTAGCTTGAAACCCTATTGTATCTTCCAGCCCCCACCCCTAGCGAACCGAGGATGAAGATCCGTCCCGGGCAAACCCGCGAGGGACAATGCGGAAGCAACCTGCATTGAAAAGACGAATTCACAGCTCCGAAGTAAGCCAATTCCAACCAGATAACGGTCGTGCGCCCGGAGCGTCACGCTAATATCAAGACTGCGGAGCACCAGACAGATACGAGGGCAGACCCCAAGGCAGACCCAGGGAAGACAATGATCGCTCACCTACGCGGCAAACTGATCCACAAACAACCCGGCCAGGCCATCGTCGAAGCTGCCGGGGTGGGTTACGACGTCACCATCTCCGTCCCCACCTTCACCGCGTTGCCTGCAGTTGGCGCGGAAGCTTCGCTGCACATCCACACCCAGGTTCGAGAAGATCAGATCGCGCTCTTCGGCTTTCTGGAGCGCGACGAAAAACGCCTCTTCGAGCGGTTGATCACCGTCACCGGCGTCGGCCCCAAGCTGGCCGTCACCCTGCTCAGCGGACTCTCGCCCGAACGCGCCGTTACCGCCATCCGTGCCCAGGACCATGCAAGCCTCACGCGCATTCCCGGCGTCGGCAAGAAGCTGGCTGAGCGCCTCGTGCTCGAGTTGAAAGACAAATTAGACGACTTCGCCACCGCGCCCGTCCCAGCCGCCGTTCAGGGAGCCGCGGCCGAGGACGTGCTCTCTGCGCTGACCAACCTCGGCTATCAGCGCCCTGCTGCCGAAAAAGCAATCCAGCTTTCGGTTGCAAAAGAAGCCGCGTTAGCCGCCGATTTCGATGGTTTGTTCCGCGCCGCGCTGAAAATCATTCGCTGATTTTGCTAATCTTGCGAGGTCATGCCAAGTCCCGCAAAGCCCCGCCCGGCTAAATCAACTGCAACCGCCCCGCACCTTCGCAAGGAAGGCATGGCCTTTCTCCGTGCGCTCATTCGCGTCAACAAGACCGACCCTGTCGAAGCCCGCGAATGGTTCCAGGCCAACAAGGCTGTCTATGAGGCCGAGTTGAAGGAGCCGATGCTGGCCATCATCCGCCACGTCACGGACGCCATGCTGGACTTTGCCCCCGAGCACGTTCGCCCGGCGGAAAAATCCCTCTTCCGCATCTACCGCGACACACGCTTCTCCAACGACAAGCGCCCTTACAAGGAGCACATCGCCGCCTGGTGGACGCACACCGGGCTCGACAAGACTTCGGGCGCGGGCTATTACTTCCACATCTCTTCGAAGGACGTGATTATAGCCGCCGGGGCCTACATGCCGGAGAAGGATCAACTCGCCGCCATTCGCCACTGGCTGCTCGATCATCATGCGGAGTTTCGCAAGCTCCTCGAAAAGCCCGCCGTCAGGAAGGCATTCCGCGAGTTCGAAGGCAACGCTCTCACGCGCCCGCCCAAAGGCTTTCCCGCAGATCATCCTGCTCTCGATCTCATCCGCTGCCGCCAATGGGGTCTGGCCGCCACGCTGCCAGCCGAGGCCGCATTGGAGCCCAATCTTGCCGCTCAAGTCGTGCGGCATTTCAAGCTCGCGGCACCCGTGGTGGCGGCTCTCAATACGCCTATTGCGGCAGCTTTGGAAGAGACTCGCAAGCCACGCAAACCGGTGCTCTTTGGTCTGCCGCAAGGCCCAAAAACGGCCAAAAACCGGTAAAAACCGAATTTTTCGGGCAAAAACCCTGAAAATCTTGTGGAAATATGGCTTTTCGGGTTGACTTTATGCCCCCAAAAGACGCAAGGTATCCATCGACAGGTTTCACCGGACCCGCGTCAACACTGGAGATTTGCGCACACGTTGTCCAATCTGTCTAGGCGCATTTCTTCGGCGGGCAACACCAAAACCGGCGCTACCACGGCAACAATACGGATGCCCTAAGCGGCAGACATCGGAGGAAACAAAGAATGGCAACAGGATTGACCAAGACAGCCCTCATCCGCCTTCTGGCTGAAAAGCTGGAACTCACCAACAAGCAGGTTGCAGCGTTTCTCGACACCCTGGCGGAAACGGCCGTCAAGGAGACCAAGAAGAACGGGGTATTCATCATCCCCGGCATCGGTCGCCTCGTCAAGGCCGAGCGCAAGGCACGCGTAGGCCGCAACCCGCAAACCGGCGCGGCCATCAAGATCAAGGCCAAGACCGTGGTGAAGTTCCGCGTAGCCAAGGCTGCCAAGGACGTCATCGCGCCCGCCAAGAAGTAACGCAGGCCCACCGCCGCAACGAAGAGAAGGCGAGCCGCAAGGTTCGCCTTCTTTGCAGTCGTGTGGCGCAGCGATCCCTGCCTGCATCCAATCCACCATGACTTCAGCCAGCTCTCTACCCGCCGAGAAGCCTGCCGTCGCGCCGCCGGTTCTCTGGTGGCTGCGCCTGGAGGGTCTTGCTGTCGCAGCACTGGCAGTCGTCCTGTACGCACGCACAGGCGCAAGCTGGTGGCTCTTCGCGGTGCTCTGGCTAGTTCCAGATCTATCGATGGTCGGCTATTTTGTCGATCCGCGCCTGGGCGCCAATTGCTACAATGCAATCCACTCCTACCTGCTGCCGATAACCCTCGCGGTCGCCGCGCTATCGTTTCAACGAGCTGCGCTGCCCTTTGTCCTGATCTGGTTCAACCACATTGGGGTGGATCGGCTGCTGGGTTACGGCCTGAAATACCCAACAGCCTTTGGACACACCCATCTCACCGAGCCGCGACGTTTGCAAGCTCCCAGGCAGCACGCTCCTC
This portion of the Acidicapsa acidisoli genome encodes:
- a CDS encoding HU family DNA-binding protein — protein: MATGLTKTALIRLLAEKLELTNKQVAAFLDTLAETAVKETKKNGVFIIPGIGRLVKAERKARVGRNPQTGAAIKIKAKTVVKFRVAKAAKDVIAPAKK
- a CDS encoding DUF2461 domain-containing protein produces the protein MPSPAKPRPAKSTATAPHLRKEGMAFLRALIRVNKTDPVEAREWFQANKAVYEAELKEPMLAIIRHVTDAMLDFAPEHVRPAEKSLFRIYRDTRFSNDKRPYKEHIAAWWTHTGLDKTSGAGYYFHISSKDVIIAAGAYMPEKDQLAAIRHWLLDHHAEFRKLLEKPAVRKAFREFEGNALTRPPKGFPADHPALDLIRCRQWGLAATLPAEAALEPNLAAQVVRHFKLAAPVVAALNTPIAAALEETRKPRKPVLFGLPQGPKTAKNR
- a CDS encoding DUF4260 domain-containing protein, which produces MTSASSLPAEKPAVAPPVLWWLRLEGLAVAALAVVLYARTGASWWLFAVLWLVPDLSMVGYFVDPRLGANCYNAIHSYLLPITLAVAALSFQRAALPFVLIWFNHIGVDRLLGYGLKYPTAFGHTHLTEPRRLQAPRQHAPQK
- the ruvA gene encoding Holliday junction branch migration protein RuvA, coding for MIAHLRGKLIHKQPGQAIVEAAGVGYDVTISVPTFTALPAVGAEASLHIHTQVREDQIALFGFLERDEKRLFERLITVTGVGPKLAVTLLSGLSPERAVTAIRAQDHASLTRIPGVGKKLAERLVLELKDKLDDFATAPVPAAVQGAAAEDVLSALTNLGYQRPAAEKAIQLSVAKEAALAADFDGLFRAALKIIR